TGTTATCTTTATTACACTACTGACCCTGTCAATGTCATACTCATCCAAAACAGCTTATTTACACCAGGGTATGATTATAAACTGTgagtcagggttattatagttaactaaaactaaatggaaaactgaaaaaataaaaccacaaaaataGTTACTTGTAATTTACTTGTAACTTATTtatgcaacatttttcattttaattcagtttaacaggatgtactaaaataactaaaagtaaaactgaaatttaaaaaaataataactgcaTAGACATAGAAAATAACTGACACATCACaacaaatattactacaattttaactaaaattaaaaaatataaaacataaaaataaatatattaagtgaagcaaaatattaataaaaatttgaatGGAAGTTTTGagattttcttttgcaaaatgtttttcaaCTAATAACCATGTGGGTTATTTTCTTTTCCCAGATTTGAAGTCTTTCCAGTTATAATACACATTTCTGAAATATTACAAccctatttatttacttactatGAAGTACTATTTGTTGCTTAtgtaatttctaaaaataataataaatgaaataaaaaaataatattatatatataaaataataaataataattcaccaaattattattaattattagttGGTTCTTTGAAAATAACACTATATAGCTGCTGAACATTTAGAACACCATATCAACTACATGTTGCCAGGACTATATTATGTAGTTCATAGGTCACTAACAGGCGGACCGTCCCATATGGACCCGGACCTACAGCCAAAACAGAGGTTAAGATTTAAAACCTGATGGGGCGCTTCTATTTCAACTGGCGCAGCTTTTGTAGTCTTTATGGTAGTGAACTCTGGTCTTTGAGGAGTCTGTCTCTTGGGCTTTGTGTACTGCCATTCcgaaagcgccacctgctggaagagaatgattttccattttcaatcagCCCCTATGTCTGCTGTTGGCAAAGGCCAATGTGaaaaatgtgaactggtggatcgacAAGAAGataatgtgttataaaatgtaaacaattaaggcagtaaaatatatttatatgttatttaattaatataatacttgattgtttttgtgaaaacctgcatctgaactgtaaatcatgctttttacagtcatttaattatttatttatttttgtgccggtcttaaaaaaggtctttaaaagtcttgaatttaagcttaaatattctgcagataccctggccTGGCAAAAACCATCAAAGGGTTCATTACTGGACCTCAAGCCATTTTAGTTGAAGACCCCTGATCTAGAGTTAATCTTAAGCAATgcattttttgtaaaatatatcaaatgttcttttgtttgtttgtttgtttgtttgtttgtttgttttttacatgcAATGACGTCTTTTCAGACCGGTAAGTGTATTCTCACCACACTTGTCATGAGAGTTTTGTCTCACTGTGCTCCTAATTGTTTCCCTTTTAATAGTTTCCATGCTGATAGCAAAAACAACACGTGCACGTGGTGGCATCTCTATATATTAAAGTCCAGTGAGCGCTTGAATGGATGACCCTAATCCAGCTCTAAATGGTTTTTAGTTGCTCAGTAATTCTGTAAGGACACCGAACAGCATGTTAAAAACTAATCTGCACTGTACGTTTGCTCTGCTCTGCTTAAAACTACACTGAGCTACTGAGCCCTCAATTTGGAGATTCTAACAGTAATCAGGTCAGGCAGTTAATGCATGCACCACGGCGCGTGTAGATTAGACCCACACGCAGGACTGTCTTAACAGAACCGCAGACTATAATGAGCCCGGCTTAACTCTCACACTTCTTGCAGAAAAAGGCCAGATCCAAGTACTCAGCAACACGCAGACTTCTGCTGAAGGTGGGTCAGAAACTAAACTGAACATTTACAGTacaatgactgtgtgtgtgtgtgtgtgtgtatatgtgtatgtgtgtgtatatatatgtgtgtgtgtgtgtgtgtgtgtatatatatatatatatatatatatatatatatatataaatatacagagctgggtagattacttacaaattgtaatccgttactaattccagattacatgacaaaaattgtagtcagtaacgtaatccgttacattacacattttaggtaatataattagattacttttggactacttttagattacttttgacttaactcgtttatcacattgatttcaATGGGATTAttttgtaccataatgatgtaaaaaatgcaaagagtaagaaaacttgttccattcattgtaatttacaacatgaagtgtattaaacattattacatcaaggtttcccaaacaagggttcgtaaaggaactgcaggggttttaagagtttaatgaaaagctaacaattaattaaatcataaattttttttaattaaaataaatcattttaaaacaaagtccctttcaagaaaagtctcttcactctgaaatctcaaaaactgctcgctgaactcgCAATTAAATTACacgtcaaatcagcaacaaaaatctaaaattaattgacccatgaatgttgtttcttatgttcaaatagcatttaaaaagctttttttttttttacgtgatTATAACTGTGCATGCGCATTGGCTGGCCTCAGATTTCTATGGGAACCGGAGCTTCTAACGGCCGCTGCAGTGAATGCCTgtattacatgtaaataaaaaataatgtgaatatatgcattttaatgagtttgaaagacaaaagcttTCCAAAAGGCATAAtgatacatggttaaaaaaaaacctaccgagtgataattcaaataaaaatgaatgtgttcatcagtagttgatgcaatgttgaaacccttcttaaacctgaaatgatttttgtaaatccagtggtcaaatgctgtatcgccacctgactaatgactagTCTATGTGTGAATGTCTACAAAACTGGACTTTCTGAatgtatataatcggtaggctattttagaaaggaaaatttaaaagatgaaaaagagaaattagggagaatctgaataattaattgctattgtgtgaataatatgtaatcatgtaatccataaaaaagtaactgtagtctgattacgggtattttaaaatgtaacttactctaattacaagtacttaatttttggaatctgattacgtaatccagattacatgtaatcagttactacccagctctgtatgtatatatatatatatatatatatatgtatgtgtatatatatatatatatatatatatatatatactgtatagggtacaacgggggcTAAAGGCGCCTCGGGGTAAAAGTCGCctttgattattattttcatctaaaccactagatggcacaaaaacatggcgtagcactttccaaaacattcccTTTTCAAGATGCACATGTATATTTATCTGATCTTTGACGCGATCGCGTGCAGCAGCGCAAAGTttattctgtgcttacttgatctaatattttatgtttttttaaatgttgtagatttaagtagcaaatgagaatcgctaaaatgaatgcatatattttgagacaaaggtcttctttatggttttcagttttgtttaagacaattaaagcaacagtttttaaataatgaaagaatatgtaaaagtatggtatttggggtaaaaagcgcccctgctgttggggctaaaggtgcacagtaattaacatgataattaatagatcgctgacttttccatttgttgacatgacatggttagattcagatggtaaatatcatatattatgttgggtgtccatattagagataatcaccatgtttagaatgaaaccatcatatttaaaaacatgatattaatcatataatgatataataaaatataacttgttgttactactgtaaatatatggtaacactttattttagggtctctttattagttgcttattagcatgcatattactagaatattagccatttattagtagtaattaagcacatattaatgccttattctacatccctaatcctacccaacacctaaacttaacaactaccttactaactattaataagcagcaaataaggaatttattgagggaaaagttgtagttaatagtgaataagtgttccctattgtaaagtgttaccatatatatattcagttatcattggatctccttcaatactttcagaatctttacttattaaaatgatttagtttctgtattttaaaatatatttttatattaacatattttaatgactatatttattgaacaaaaattatattaattaattaattaattattttatatgtcaaaataagcagaaaatagtacaaactttgctaaagtgattgttttaaacaagtattaacttagacattattttaaaaaacattattttagctgaagtatttgtatcaataccgtggGCCACATGGGATGgggggtaaaaggccccccttgccacctcataaatttataagatttttgaacaaaataaacaacttgaattatttattttcacactaaATCTGTTACTCCataaatgttcaatacaacgtatatattttttctgcaattatacattttaggcgcagtgaatagcacattttttcttaagggggGCCTTTAGCCCCATTGTACCCTGTAATAACCCTGTGGGTTATTATAGGTAACTAAAAAATGTACTGTTCACTGAATTAACTgaagcatttctcattttcctttagcttaacttgatgtactgacctagctaaaactgaaattaaaataataaaaaccgTATATGAAGATATTGAAAAACAATAacgaattaaaatgataaacacaattaaaacaaaataaaaaatgaaaggattagacagacagatagatagacgtatggagagtgtgtgtgtgtgtgtgtgtgtgtgtgtgtgtgtgtgtgtgtgtgtttgtgtttgtgtgtgtgtgtgtcctctaCAACCTATTACTTGGATGGACAACTGTGACTTAAAAATTGTACTCAGAACTGGtttgatgtgtgtttttgtgccttCACCTGATCTGCATTAGTGAATCAGGTGctaaagtaacactgaaatCGTGTGCAAATGTTCAGCGCTGTCAGTGGACACAAGTGAAGAATGGTGTATTTTGTACTTACCTGACACCTCTCTCACCTTTTCCTCGGCTGACCCTCAGAGCAAACTGCTGAAAAAGGCAGAAAGCTTGCTTGTGAAAGAAAAAGAGCAGAAAGAAGTGGAGAGAGAAAACACCCTGAGGGAGAGAGCGCCGCCCCTCAATCTCTCAGGCCTGTCGGTCCAAGAACTGCAGGTGCAACACTTTACTGTGGCAGATATTTACATTGAGAGCTGTTACTGCGGCCAGATGGCTACGTCCCAAAACATCTCTCAACATATCATAAGCACTCGTGTTCATGGTGTTTGCATTAGTGATTTGAGTTGATGTATCATCATCGGTCTTTGCAGGAGCTTTGTAGAGATTTGCACCACAAGATTGACATTGTGGATGAAGCGCGGTATGACCTCAATATAAAAGTCACCAGAAATGATGCAGAggtatgtaaatgaaaaatgaggtatgaaaaattatataccattcaaaagtatagggttttctttttcttttaacagaTTTGACTTTTTAGCCTTTCTTAAACTCataaataatatcaataatacaCATTTCTG
The sequence above is drawn from the Onychostoma macrolepis isolate SWU-2019 chromosome 04, ASM1243209v1, whole genome shotgun sequence genome and encodes:
- the tnni4a gene encoding troponin I4a produces the protein HFLQKKARSKYSATRRLLLKSKLLKKAESLLVKEKEQKEVERENTLRERAPPLNLSGLSVQELQELCRDLHHKIDIVDEARYDLNIKVTRNDAEILSLTQKIYELKGKMKRPNLRRVKKSADAMLGALSDTRVMKADFKANLKTVKKEEEKKEEVTDWRKNVEAMSGMEGRKKLFDAGQ